A region of the Drosophila subpulchrella strain 33 F10 #4 breed RU33 chromosome 3L, RU_Dsub_v1.1 Primary Assembly, whole genome shotgun sequence genome:
AATAGGGTAAGCCCTCTtggaaacaaaagaaaaacttaaaaaccaaacacaaTTCTATTCCAGATTTCAGTGTGACCCTAAACCAACTCCGTATATGGGTAGAGTTAAGAGACGGTCACACTATAAggaaaaagaagaagaagcagtgAAAAGTGCCgctgaaaaattgtaaaaagTGATGCATTTAGGAATTTAACCAGgattaaaagtttaaaacaaCCTCAAAATGGACGTGCAGCCGCCACGTGGTAAGTACTTGAAATCAAACGAGCTTTAATGCCGTTCTGAAAGAGCACGTTCCGTGCCCAGTTAGACTaacccgcacacacacacacagacgcaCAGCACAACCTTTGATATGCTCAgaatttatgcaaaaaaaatgtttttcttgcAGACGCCAGTTTACGCAATATTATAGACAAACTGGCCGAGTTTGTGGCCAGAAATGGACCGGAATTCGAGGCCATAACCAAGCAGAAGCAGCAGAATAACCCAAAGTTCGAGTTCCTGTACGGCGGGGAGTTTGCCAGCTACTACCAATTTAGGGTGGCAGCGGAACAGGCGCGTAAGTGGGGTcttaaacaaacaaaaatggcTCCTAGTAACCCCTATTTATATTACCAATACAGTGCTGAAGCAGCAGGGCATTAACCAACAACTGCCACCGGGTGGCCAATCCGGCCACTACATGCAACAGCCGCCGCCAATGCAGCAATCCCAGCCACCTGGCCACTATGCGCCACCCAATCAGCAGCCACAGCACCCGCCAGAAAACGCACAAGATAGCATGCAACAGCAATCGCAGCACCAGTGGCCCCTAAACGCCGGCAACGGAGGCCCGCCAAATATTCAGCAGCCCAATGGCAATGCCATGGCCATGAATCTTACCTCCCAACTGGACGCCATCAAGATGCAGCAGAAGACGCTGCGGGAACAGATCAAGCAATCCGAATCGAATCTCTCCGCACAGCACACGGTAATTTGAAGTTGACAACGACTGGGGTATCTCTATGTTCTATGCAAGCATATTTTTGGGAGATTAGAGCAGCTCAAGTGAT
Encoded here:
- the LOC119555496 gene encoding calcium homeostasis endoplasmic reticulum protein isoform X3, which encodes MDVQPPRDASLRNIIDKLAEFVARNGPEFEAITKQKQQNNPKFEFLYGGEFASYYQFRVAAEQALLKQQGINQQLPPGGQSGHYMQQPPPMQQSQPPGHYAPPNQQPQHPPENAQDSMQQQSQHQWPLNAGNGGPPNIQQPNGNAMAMNLTSQLDAIKMQQKTLREQIKQSESNLSAQHTALMNQKTKQIEEAISAAQTTQQEQMAGEQGIVLRDFDGVLQPIIESCTKDSISAGLWSMVQRFSKNCILYI